The proteins below are encoded in one region of Paenisporosarcina cavernae:
- the rluF gene encoding 23S rRNA pseudouridine(2604) synthase RluF, producing the protein MRLNKFLSEAGIVSRRGADKWIEDGRVFVNGMKAELGTKVEATDDVMVDGKPVKHEDPYVYIKLNKPVGITSTTERHIKGNIVDFVGHPLRIFHIGRLDKDSDGLILLTNDGDIVNEILRAENDHEKEYIVTVDRPISQAFINKMASGVEILDTVTLPCKVTKLSSHQFSIILTQGLNRQIRRMCAALGYGIRRLQRVRIMNITLDHLSIGEWKDLDEEELRILFQKLNYEPKR; encoded by the coding sequence GTGAGATTAAACAAATTTTTAAGCGAAGCAGGAATCGTTTCCAGACGCGGAGCGGATAAATGGATCGAAGATGGCCGAGTATTTGTAAACGGAATGAAAGCAGAATTAGGTACGAAAGTGGAAGCTACTGACGATGTCATGGTAGATGGAAAGCCCGTGAAACATGAAGATCCGTATGTGTACATTAAATTGAACAAGCCAGTTGGGATCACGAGTACAACGGAACGCCATATAAAAGGAAATATAGTCGATTTTGTCGGCCACCCATTACGTATTTTTCATATTGGCCGGTTAGATAAAGATTCCGATGGTCTCATTTTATTGACCAATGATGGGGATATTGTGAATGAAATACTTCGTGCAGAAAATGACCATGAAAAAGAATACATTGTCACGGTAGATCGCCCAATTTCTCAAGCATTTATCAACAAAATGGCAAGTGGTGTTGAGATTTTGGATACTGTAACATTGCCATGTAAAGTGACGAAATTAAGTTCTCATCAGTTCTCGATTATCTTAACGCAAGGATTAAATCGCCAAATTAGGCGTATGTGTGCTGCACTTGGGTATGGTATAAGAAGACTTCAACGCGTTCGTATCATGAATATTACCCTCGATCACCTTTCTATTGGAGAATGGAAAGACTTGGACGAGGAAGAACTACGTATTTTATT
- a CDS encoding aldehyde dehydrogenase family protein, producing MNEWKLWINGKWMDTQETIDLKAPYDGKLIARIAKGTADDVTKAIEGADDAFHSFKKWTAHERAEMLYQVVAIMKKRKQELAEIMAKEAGKPIKTSLAEMDRTISTYLFAAEEAKQIHGETIPMDAAPGGKDRIGWTKKEPIGVVAAITPFNFPFNLVAHKLGPAFAVGNTVVLKPASQTPVSSLVLAEIFQEAGLPAGALQIVTGGGKELSDALVTHPKVKKVTFTGSVDVGLQIKEKVGLRKITLELGSNSALIVEPSTPVDQIIKRSVEGAFGFAGQVCISLQRIYVARSIYDEFVKAFVQETENLVVGDPLDEKTDVSSMIHPEEVTRISEWIEEAKENGATVVTGGEVTERKLQPTVLTHTTPTMKVVCQEVFAPIVSIMPYDSLDEAISLVNDSKYGLNVGIYTNVLTDALHAADELQAGAIIINDIPTFRIDNMPYGGVKMSGYGREGVKFAVDEMTELKFITMKTTFES from the coding sequence ATGAACGAATGGAAATTATGGATTAATGGAAAATGGATGGACACGCAAGAAACAATCGATTTGAAAGCGCCATATGATGGGAAGCTTATTGCACGCATTGCGAAAGGAACAGCGGACGATGTAACAAAAGCGATTGAAGGAGCGGACGACGCTTTTCATTCCTTTAAAAAGTGGACTGCTCACGAACGTGCTGAAATGTTGTATCAAGTTGTTGCAATCATGAAAAAAAGAAAGCAAGAGCTTGCGGAGATTATGGCCAAGGAAGCTGGAAAACCGATTAAAACATCGTTAGCAGAGATGGATCGGACTATTTCCACGTATTTGTTTGCCGCAGAGGAAGCGAAACAAATCCACGGAGAAACCATTCCGATGGATGCAGCGCCAGGTGGAAAAGACCGAATTGGGTGGACGAAAAAAGAGCCAATTGGCGTAGTGGCTGCAATTACGCCATTTAACTTTCCATTTAACTTAGTGGCACATAAATTAGGTCCTGCTTTCGCTGTCGGAAATACGGTTGTGTTAAAACCCGCGTCCCAAACACCTGTCAGTTCCTTAGTTTTAGCAGAAATATTCCAAGAAGCTGGTCTGCCAGCAGGTGCTTTACAAATTGTCACGGGTGGCGGTAAAGAGCTAAGTGATGCATTAGTGACACATCCGAAAGTGAAAAAAGTAACGTTCACCGGAAGTGTGGATGTGGGACTGCAGATTAAAGAGAAAGTCGGGCTGCGTAAAATTACGTTAGAACTTGGTTCGAACTCTGCACTGATCGTCGAACCTTCAACTCCAGTCGATCAAATCATCAAGAGAAGTGTAGAAGGTGCCTTTGGATTTGCCGGACAAGTATGTATTTCCTTGCAACGAATCTATGTGGCACGCAGTATATACGATGAATTTGTGAAGGCATTTGTACAGGAGACGGAAAATCTAGTGGTTGGAGATCCGTTAGACGAAAAAACAGATGTTAGCTCGATGATCCACCCAGAAGAAGTAACGAGAATTTCTGAATGGATTGAAGAAGCAAAAGAAAATGGCGCAACGGTTGTGACAGGAGGAGAAGTAACCGAGCGCAAGTTGCAGCCGACTGTTCTAACACATACGACTCCTACCATGAAGGTAGTATGCCAAGAAGTATTTGCACCCATCGTCTCCATCATGCCGTATGATTCACTTGATGAAGCTATATCACTTGTGAATGACTCCAAATACGGTTTAAATGTAGGAATTTATACGAATGTATTAACGGATGCATTACATGCAGCAGATGAGTTGCAAGCTGGTGCCATAATTATTAATGATATTCCGACATTCCGTATAGATAACATGCCGTATGGCGGTGTGAAAATGAGTGGATATGGCCGTGAAGGAGTAAAATTCGCGGTGGATGAAATGACAGAATTGAAATTCATCACGATGAAAACAACGTTTGAATCGTAG
- a CDS encoding C40 family peptidase: MVYCQVPITNVWTHPSKVRKVDDLMLQENPNVIDWLEKQTLQQRKDLAEHCRIQTQLNYGEKVEIDHIEKEWACVYCLEQPTSKQSKGYPGWVLRKHLTSEKLESDQLPPNLHLSDFLGKPYCWGGLSKDAIDCSGLVYILAKSTGNLIPRDAKDQVECGFYVSKVVVGDCLFFGEKRAQHVGIAISSKEMIHAPCTGKTVEKISIADYKTYPLLSIRRGIISPKVVV; the protein is encoded by the coding sequence ATGGTTTATTGCCAAGTTCCAATCACTAATGTATGGACGCATCCATCAAAAGTAAGAAAAGTAGATGACCTCATGCTTCAAGAAAATCCAAATGTCATCGATTGGTTGGAGAAGCAAACGCTTCAACAACGAAAAGATTTAGCCGAACACTGTCGTATTCAAACACAACTTAACTATGGAGAAAAAGTTGAAATTGATCATATCGAAAAGGAATGGGCTTGTGTCTATTGTTTGGAACAACCGACATCCAAACAATCGAAGGGTTACCCTGGATGGGTTTTGCGCAAACATCTAACGTCGGAAAAACTCGAATCCGATCAATTACCGCCAAATCTTCATCTATCCGATTTTTTAGGGAAGCCCTATTGCTGGGGTGGGCTGTCGAAAGATGCCATTGATTGCTCTGGCCTTGTCTATATACTTGCAAAAAGTACTGGGAACTTGATTCCCCGAGATGCGAAAGATCAAGTAGAATGTGGGTTTTACGTTTCCAAAGTGGTAGTAGGTGATTGTTTATTTTTTGGGGAGAAGCGTGCTCAACATGTAGGGATTGCGATTTCTTCAAAGGAGATGATCCATGCTCCATGTACAGGGAAAACGGTCGAAAAGATTTCTATTGCTGACTACAAGACGTATCCACTGCTTTCCATACGACGCGGAATAATATCACCTAAAGTAGTCGTATAA
- a CDS encoding sulfite exporter TauE/SafE family protein, which translates to MEYITLFVTGIVATTIGTLAGGGGLISLPIMMLLGMPIHSAIGANKVSNSVSSTTSFLTLLRKKQITLKQAWWIAPISLTGGVMGGLLANSFTSEQLSIIAIGLLLFAFATSFLGRNNFDGTEILTRTKKSMAGLLGIGIYDGFFGPGQGTLMLFLFNHLRIGYVRSVALVRFATMSSCIGAAISYIFSGNILWALTLCLMAGSITGAQLGVRIAENLNPKHVKPILRVVTALLIVQIAWGQIS; encoded by the coding sequence ATGGAGTATATCACGTTGTTTGTCACAGGGATCGTTGCTACAACTATTGGAACATTAGCTGGAGGAGGGGGATTGATTAGTCTACCTATTATGATGTTGCTTGGGATGCCCATTCATTCCGCCATTGGAGCCAACAAAGTGTCCAATAGTGTTAGTTCGACGACTAGTTTTTTAACGCTTTTGCGGAAAAAGCAGATTACCTTGAAACAGGCTTGGTGGATCGCTCCGATCAGTTTAACAGGTGGAGTAATGGGGGGATTACTCGCCAATTCATTTACCTCAGAACAACTATCTATTATTGCAATTGGCTTGTTGTTATTCGCATTCGCAACTTCCTTTCTTGGAAGAAATAATTTTGATGGAACAGAAATTCTTACGCGCACAAAGAAAAGTATGGCAGGATTACTAGGCATCGGGATATATGACGGCTTTTTCGGTCCTGGTCAAGGAACGCTTATGTTATTCCTGTTTAACCATCTTCGAATTGGCTACGTACGATCCGTTGCACTTGTGCGCTTTGCTACTATGAGTAGCTGTATAGGTGCAGCAATCAGCTATATCTTTTCTGGAAACATTTTGTGGGCTTTAACATTGTGTTTAATGGCAGGATCGATTACAGGGGCACAGCTTGGAGTTCGAATTGCGGAAAATCTTAATCCAAAACATGTGAAACCTATTTTGCGAGTGGTAACAGCTCTTTTAATTGTTCAAATCGCTTGGGGACAAATTTCCTAA
- a CDS encoding ABC transporter ATP-binding protein gives MEPIVELRNLSKTIGSKKIIKNLNLSLYPGQITGFLGPNGAGKTTTIRMMAGLMKPTSGEVWIEGQSNQTHFEETMQKMGVIVENPEMYKFMSGWKNLVHFARMHKGVDENRIREVVAQVGMEKRIHEKVSTYSLGMRQRLGLAQALLHRPKFLILDEPTNGLDPAGIREFRTYLRQIAEQDGVSVFVSSHLLSEIELMCDRIAVIQNGELIDIREMHQTTESFYYLQAEPSDALTAVLGNKVQDVTAHNKGYVLAITEAEVPSLISELVANGVAIYQIAPFKKTLEDQFLEMTGGGQIV, from the coding sequence ATGGAACCAATTGTTGAATTACGTAATCTGTCGAAAACAATCGGCTCGAAAAAGATCATCAAAAATTTGAATCTATCGCTATATCCTGGCCAAATTACAGGCTTCCTAGGTCCAAATGGAGCAGGGAAGACGACGACCATTCGAATGATGGCAGGTCTCATGAAGCCAACTAGCGGGGAAGTATGGATTGAAGGTCAATCGAACCAAACCCATTTTGAAGAAACGATGCAAAAAATGGGGGTCATCGTAGAAAATCCCGAAATGTATAAATTCATGTCTGGATGGAAAAATCTCGTTCATTTCGCACGCATGCACAAAGGCGTGGATGAGAATCGAATTCGAGAAGTCGTAGCCCAAGTTGGGATGGAAAAACGAATTCATGAAAAAGTTTCGACCTACTCACTTGGAATGCGTCAACGTTTAGGATTAGCGCAAGCTCTATTACACCGTCCTAAATTTCTTATTCTAGATGAACCTACAAACGGGTTAGACCCCGCTGGAATTCGTGAATTTCGTACATACCTTCGACAAATTGCAGAGCAAGACGGCGTTTCCGTTTTCGTTTCAAGTCATTTGTTATCCGAAATTGAATTGATGTGCGACCGCATCGCCGTGATACAAAATGGCGAATTGATCGATATCCGAGAAATGCATCAAACAACAGAATCGTTCTACTATTTACAAGCAGAACCGAGCGATGCTTTGACAGCTGTTTTGGGGAATAAAGTGCAGGACGTGACAGCGCATAATAAGGGCTATGTTCTTGCTATTACCGAAGCAGAAGTCCCATCCCTCATTTCGGAGCTTGTTGCGAATGGTGTCGCGATCTACCAAATCGCACCATTTAAAAAGACATTAGAAGATCAATTCTTAGAAATGACGGGAGGTGGCCAAATTGTTTAA